The nucleotide sequence aatttaaatttttaaggataaaagtGACACTAATTTGTTGAGTCTTCTATGTAGATTTTCAAGCTAACTAAGATGTGATCTTACCTTCTTTTTTGCAATAGAAGCAAttcctaattttttatttgatgctATTGTGTAACCACTCACCATTGTAACATTGATAtgcgattttttattttttttattttttatatataatcatttttaatgtttattaCAAGTGAAATGGAAGATAAAAGTAACAATGAAAAAActttgttaaatttaattatatttacaaaaattgaaatcaaaatacccattgatatatattaaaattcaaaatattcaaaataattttttgacactAGTAAATCactttaggcttaattgcaattttggtGCCCTATTTTCATGATTTTGCGAAATTGGTCCCCACCATTgtaaaattcaacaattttgGCCCCTCTATCAAATATTGtgatatgatattttttaaatggagtTTTAAAGagaattttgttacaattttatcgatgttgattttttttcatcttcagaTCATATTCCACGACCTTTAAAATTTATCACATCAAATTTTTATAgttcaaaaatatgatttagGGATCAAAActgtcaaaatttaaaatagagtGAACAAAACTGTATTTAAGTCAtcactttatttcattaataatgaTCAACTACTCAATGTATGATGGAATATCaatagaaaaattgaaggacagCCAGATGATATATGAAAACTAAAACAGTCCTTCATGAAACTATATCGCAACTTTTTTCTTCGAAATGTACCACATCAGagtttttaacataaataaaaattttctaaaatactaaaataatattttatccatcgtcatctttaaaaaaattgtcttcCAAACATCatacaatataaacaaattgCTCAATACCTTTAATATTTGACTTGCGTTGTGTTGTTGAGCATTTCCCTTTAGTTTTAATACTAGATCAAAAGCATTATGGGAGAAATCAAACATTCATCATCAATAACGTGGTATTGTAAAAAATTCATCAATGACGTGGCAAAAAATGATTGGATAACCTACTCAAAGAACGGTAGGAACATATGTAGACGATCATTCCCTTCAGTTTCCCCTTGCCGAAGAAAATCAATTCCCAAaccaaatatataaaacatcacaaaatcatagaagaagaagaagaagaagaaaaagggttTCTCAATTTCCAAAATCTGAGTGAAAAATCATTGCAAGAACAGAAACAAAATGGAATCAGAAAATTTGGTGAAACAAGAATTGGAGGAATTGCAGAAACAATTGGGGAAGAAGCAGAAATTCGAAGACGCTGTGTCATCTCTCAAATCTCTGCTCCAAACCACGTATCCATTAGCTTCCACCTCTCTTCGAAAATCGGTATACTCCTTTGATTTCAATTCTTCattaatattcaaaaaaattgtgGTTTAATTCTATATAACTAGTTGCTGGTGTGTACTTGTCAATTTAATTTCTgggttttgtttatttttctgtgtttgtttaagtttggtaaaaaagaactgatttttaatttgtttggatTGATCTATAGTTTATACTGTTATATAATTGGATGTATTATGAAGAGTTAGCACACATGGTTAACGATACTTGTGGATATTTCCAACGTCGAGCGGCTAATTGAGTAGCTAGCTTGGTGTGAAACTGTTTACAGTTATGAAGCTTGGATACATACATGGACTCCTGTGATAATTTTAGGAAATTATAGTAATTGAATGTAACAATTGAGTCGCTGGGACGGGATGAAACAGTTTTATGCGTACGAAGAACTGACAGATACATGACGTTGGACATTGATAGTTTGACACCAGTAATAAGAAAATGGTAGTAATTGAAATTAAACAATTTGTCGTGACTCATTGGACAAAAAAATTGTGTCATGGTATGTCAGGTTCAAAAACCGACACGCAGCAGCGAAGCTTCTTGGAATATGGAGGTGCTGAAagtttttttatacatatataataaaatgctaaTATACATTAATGATTTATAAGTAGTAATGTCTTATGTGCGGGTTTGATCCCTGGATTTCGTGTTTTTGCAACTCATCTATTTTTTCCATAAAGTCTCCAAATGCTAAATATCATACTCAAATCTAGTATTTCTATATAAAACAGAGGTGCTATACTGCTCAGCGCTGACCAACATCAATTTGATATCAATTTTGCTATAAATATTATTAGGGTCTCGTTAACGAGTGCCcgcggggcactctttaagcattctaaTTCAAGAAATTATCCActaaaaaaagtcaattgtttcaatttccaatgcattcaATACAATGATTctcataaaaatttaatatttaaaggtcttaaagagtgccccgggggcactcaTAACATCTcccatattattattattattatatgtatgtatgtttaTGGCCCCTTCATAAATTTGTGCCATGCTCCGCCATTGCTAACATGTGTCGACTACTGGACACGCTTTCAATCCAAAGTGATGGTGCTACATGGGCAGTAACTTGCTGGTTATATCTGCTAACGCAGCCTCGGCATGCTATCGGATGCCCTGTCGATAAGTCTTGGGATTGAGGTTTCCTCCCTTTGCTCTCATTTTCAACATATAAAGGAAATTAAACAATTTGATATtgatatatgtatgtatttatCTCTGTATATACATGTATGTTGTTAAGGCTAATGATGAGGTCAACTGATAAGTTAGAATAGCACTGCTGGGAATTTTTTTAGTTTCGTTCCTGCTAATGATCTTTCATTGTTAGGTCATTCATAAGTGCTCTTGTTAGGGGTACTTTGAATAGGTTAATGTTATTGTTTGATGGATAATTAAAGGCCAATAAATTGACTGTGGTGTTATTGGTGGTGGCAGTTTTATTCTGTTATATGCCGAGTTGCGACAGTGTTGAAGACGAGATATACAGCACCCGGTTTTTGGAGTGCTGGCCTGAGCCTTTTTGAGCAGGCtatattgtttgtttctgaACCCTCTGAAAAGGAGCACTTGAAGGCTTGCATTGCTCAGGCCAGGGAACATTTGCATCTAGAAGACAACCCTTCACAAACTTCGCAACCTGCAGTAAATCGTGAAAATAGAggtgattttctttttgaagagttttttttttcttttttcttgatgTGTAATTTATAGCTTTTTCATGTTGATGAGTTTTGGGATATGGATGTTTTTAGATAGTTTGCTTTAACCTTCCCGTGTTTATCGCGTTGTGTTGATTCAGGATATCTTTTTGAGGGGCACCTTACGGTAGATCAAGAGCCACCACAACCTGAATGGATGGTGCAGGCAAATCTCTTGAATGAAGCTGTTCGACTATTTGAAGCTCAACCCTCTCAGGGTTTAGCAACAAATGACACCACGCCAGAGGATGTTGCTAGTGTGCTTGAAATGCTTAGAAATAGATTGGAAGAAGTTGTGCCCCTGGTATTTATCCAAAAACTTTTCATGTATTTTGGCCACACCTTATTTGCTTTCATTCTTTCTCTTAAATATCAACCTGGCTTTGAATATCTCTAGATTCAGTTTCTGTAACTTCAAGAAGTTTGTGGCTTAAGCATTGTTTAAAACAGTAACAAACCAGCTATCCTAGGTTCAATTGAGAACTTCAACAAATTATGTATGCTCAACTTAGAACTTGAGCATATACATAGTTGACTTCAGAATAGCATTTCTTGAGGTTCTATTAAACAAACTAAGCTACTTTAGAATGGTTCAATAGGATAATTTTTCACAACTACATGAATCAACGCAAACAGCCTGCTTAACAACATAGTTTCTTATGCATAATGTTCCTTGTTCGGTGGCTTTAGTGGATATAATTGATAATTTGATTGCGAtgcacctttttttttaataagcaaaaGATAATGATACATTCTTTTATGGGTGATTAGATATAAACAACCTGCTCAGCTCACTCATTTTGTTAACTACTATATCACATTTTGCTCGTTTCAACTTGCCTTTTGATTAATATATACTCATTTTTGTCTCATTTAATTGTTAAACTTTACACTGTTTAATTATAAGGctgactttttttcttcttcttcttcttcttttttttttttttttataaaaataattgattagATGGAGACTGGTGGTCCTGCAGCTCCAAGAGTTCCTCCTGCGAGTAAAGAAGTTGTCTCAAAACTTCCTGTCATTACTCTCACCGAAGAGATCCTGTCTAAGATGGGGAAAGATGCAGAGTGTGCCATTTGCAGGGAAAATTTGGTGTTAAATGACCAAATGCAAGAGTTACCGTGCAAGCACACATTCCACCCTCCATGTTTAAAGCCATGGCTGGTATTGTTTCGTAGTCCACTTATTTACTGAAAGTTCTGTTTTTCCCttttaaaaccaattttttgCATTTGATACTAAAGAGACGGAAGAAATTACATGATCAGatatgaaatttgtttaattttatccCTCATGTGGCAGGATGAGCACAATTCTTGTCCTATCTGTCGTTATGAGCTGCAAACTGATGATCATGCCTATGAGAGCTGGAAGGAACGTGAAAAGGAAGCGGAAGAGGAGAGGAAAGGTGCTGCAAATGCTCTTCGAGGCGGTGAATTCATGTATGTTTAGACGGCTATTCAATGCAATTACGATGTATACTATGGTTTACCCTGAAATAAGGGATTAAAAATTTCCTGGTGGTGAATAGTTGTGTATTCTtcattatttgaaattatatagtTATCTCGTCTCATGTTTTAAGTGTGACTGCTATTCCTTGAAATTTAATATCTCGCTTTATAGTTTTTCTGAACAATGATTGTCTACAAATACAGTCCTCCAAACAATGTTGGGATCATTGATTCATGAGTTCAATTTTATCCCATATTCTTTTCCAAACATATGTTGAAGAGGTTGAGCTATAAGGAATATGTTGAAGAGGTTGAGCTATAAGGATAATGTGTTTATTTACTGAAAATTGAGCAAAAGCTCTTACAATatgaaaatagaagataaaTTGTAGAAAGAAAGTGATTCCCAAATACTCCAGAGTAAAACGCCTCACAGAAAGAGTAGAGAACACTCTCTTTCTTTGCCTAACCATAATGGTTTCCACAATAACCTTGCATACAATTTTGGTGACATTAAATTTTGGGTTGATGACTTTgtctctatctttttttttggtggtggccgagTTTGAacccccggaccttgcatatattatgcattgtccataccaactgagctaagttcacgagaactttgtctctatctctcttctcattaaaagaatttattttaattgtcatCTATCATTCTCTCCTGTTAAAATACACTAAAGTCACTACATGTCACAAGTATTTTCCTTACAACTCACTCACCTCACTATTTATACTACTGGGCATAACAAACTTGCAACCTAACATCCTAACCCACCCTTTATTACATATAAGAGCATCTTcataaaaagtttttaaatggaTCTTGTTTGCACACGtcatttatttacaattttttaataaaagattcAATGACTTTAATGgtagtaaattaaaaaatccttaaatatttactttaataTGTACATttagaaaacaaacaaaaagaaattgaagagaCTAAAAGTTACATAAATTTGAAATGACGGAaccaacttttatttattttctttcctattTTAATCCCGTTAATTGTTAAAGAGAAATAGGATCCTTTATATAAATGATGGTAACTAATAGATATCCATTAGAGGTCCTTTAATAAGATGAAGTCCTTATTGTATAAATAACTCATAATTGGAGATACTTGAACCTCACCATACTTTTTATtactttctcttttaaaaaataattgatctttttgcaacaaaaatttatctccaaataataaacattttcaaatttaaacacaacattaattacttttttttttcttccaattgtacattttaattaatattgctTGCATCGCTCACAATCTAAATTTAATATCTTGTACTTTACGTTTACGATAAATACATCAAGtatcacttttttattaatacatatttttttgactGTTGCTTTTCTGACATCCTGTCTTGGAAACATAAGTAAATGACCAAAAAatccagcggtagttaactgctaCCGGTTTTTTAGTTATAAATAAGCGATAGTTAAAAAAGcaattgtctattttttttatataggtgAAGTGGTGAACGATggatctcaatttttttaatactaatAGCCCTTCTTTTCCTTATCCCTCTTACTCGGGTCTCTATCAATTCGTTAGAGCATTTGCACATTTTAACGTACACAGTTTCAGTAGGGAAGACCATGAGTTGTAGATCCTATGatacctaaaaaattatatgcagaAATCAGAATTGCAGATAAAGAGAATCTCCTACTAAATTTAATACAGGCAGGTACTAAGATTTACTACTACTCACTGACTCTACCCTATACGGCTATACCTGCACTGTATTTATCATTGtacatcaaattaaaaatttattaactaaatctaaaatttgtattttataaGACTTATTTGTAACTTACACgagtctttttttattttattctgacAGTATATTGCACTCTCTCTATCCTACAATCAATGGTTCATTCGTAGAAGAAAAAATTTCTGAAAATAACATCAGAGGTTTTTCCCTTTTAAATAAATCCTACAAtatcaaattatatttgaaaactacatcaactttttattttcattgatcAAGCCTCTAAAAGAACTTCAAATAGATCACACCCTTCCCATTTTTTATAACCTAGATTGCATGTTGTCAAATAATCGACACATTTACGCAGTTTTGTACATCTGTGATTGTTGGACCAAAATTCAACCGTTTAGATTTTTTCAAGCTTGATATTTTCATTGCAATTTGAACAATTCAATCTCGATCCAACGGTCATAAATATTCGCCACTGCGTGGATGTGTCAAAAATTTTGACTGGAAGCAATCTGAtttcaatttctattttttgttggCTATGAATCTATGATGAGCATGACATGCATGGAAACCATTTTTAAGCATAAACACCAAAACTTTCATTAAAACAATCTACAATAATGTGgttaaatataacaaataatgTGAATCTATATCAAGAAAACAATATATCAAACTTGTAATGATCAACGGTATGTATAACTGTTTATTGTACTAAACAACATTCTTCAATTCATCCTTTCACAAACAAGCAATTTCAAAATGATTAGATTCCACTACAAGTCTCAAACCAAGCAATTCTAGCAGCGCTAAAAACACTGACCTCACACAACCAAGTATTTATCACCtcaaaaatgaatatttttaggTATAAAGCATCAACCTGAAAAAATAGAAGTCAATATATAACCCAGCTACATTCTAGCTTGGtactaaaaaaatgacaaatacaAGTTCTCACTCAGTTTAATATACACCAGCGCCTCTGGCTAACGAATTGAAGGTGCCAAAACAGCCCCCAATCGTCATATGATAAAATTGCCAGAGAGTAGAGCATTCTCGAAAACCAAAGTCAAGAAACCTCCCATAACAAATCTATTCAACATTACCAAGTGATGGGCATGAAGATCAGAGAATTGACTTCAACTGTGAACCAGTATGAGCCTCAGATCCTAATAATACACCGTCTTTTTAACTGCTCGACCTTACCCTACTCCACCTATTTGCAGATCTTTGTGAACTTTGCGGCGACTCGCGAGGCTCAGAGAATCTGTCATTTCTGGGCTCAGAGAATCTATCATTTCTGGGTGCATATCTTTGTGAATTTTGATTCCACTCACGAGGCTCTGAATATCTATTGTTTCGAGTTGGTGCAGATCTTGGTGAATTCTGAGTCCACTCACGAGGCTCTGAGAATCTATCGCTTCTAGGTGCAGATCCCATTCCATCATTCCTGCCACCTCTTCTATTATCTCTCCTCATATAATGATTGTTAGGTCTGTTTTCCCCATTTTCCCCAACAGttgactttttttcttcttgctcAGCTTCATAGGCCAATGGTTGGATCCCCTGAAGATCAGGTTCTGGGATATACCCAGCAGGTCGCTTGGATTCATCCATTCTTCTAAATGTGATTGATATCCTAGCAAAAGTTTCAACAAAAGAACACAAGTCAAtaaccatttttaaaaaaaaaaaaattggaagagggaaaattattattaattgaagtaACACTGACGGCCATTTTAACACTGAACACACACGTAAATCAATAACTTGTCATTGGTGTTAAAAGCCGAAAAAGGGAATATCATGCTATCATATCAGTAAATACCTTTTTGTAGGAACTGCAGGTACACAATGCTTAGCAACATCAGCTCCATTTCCATTTAAAACAAGTACAGATCTGTAGAGGGAAAAAATGATTATAAGATTTGGAATCGTCAATAACAATGGAAAATTGGTAAATAATTTAATCCAAATCGATCCGACACCGTGTAGCAAcagttaaaaaactaaaaagacatAGTAGTAGATAAATCAAGATTGAATACTTACCCTACAGGTAGAGGAATAGCAAACGAACCATCAAATTTACCAGGACCTGCAATCCTCAGGTTTGACCCAAAAAGTATGTCGCACTCACTTAGAAATGAGACAGTACAAAATGGTCGAACAAAATCGTGATTATCAATGTGTGGAGGTATGCAGTCCCCTTCTTCATACACATTCACGATACAGCTATCTGGCACACAAGTAGTTGGAAGTACATGCCACTTGACTAGGCGTCGAATGATGACCTTGAAAAGATCAGGTAAAGGATCTATGGATGCATGGTGGAGAATACCCGGTGGGTTACCATCCTTATCCTGTAACCAGAAAGTTAATTTTAGAAGTTATACATCCATTTATGAAGCTCATCAACCATAATAGTTTGCCGCAAACGATAGCTAAGTTTAATTCTTTCCAAAGAAAGAAATGTGAAGACATAACGTGAGAGATAGACTAACCACTGCATAATTGTAACAGCACCCAAATTGGATAGTTTGGCGTCCCTTGCCCGGCATCCACTTTCTAGGAGCTGAGTATGTCCGGTCTGAAAAAGTTAAGAATCAACACCCATATAGAGTCAGTATAGCCAATTAGGggaaaaacatttatattttgttttcggTATCTTATGGTGTGAAGTTTGCATATAAAAGTTACAGACAAAGTGCAATGAATTTAAAGATGGGCCCAACCATGCTTATTCCAAAATGATAAGATTCTTCCACTATTTCCAAACCCGTTGGCCTCACTAAGTTTTGGGCAACGCTCAAAACTCTGGAAATATATGAAAGTTACTTCTATATAAATTTGGTATCTCCATGGCCAGTAGTCAAAGAGAAAGGGTCAGAGCATGTGGCTGATTGAGGCCCGTTGAAGTGTTTTTGAGCGGGACAAGGTATTGCACACCTTTAGCAACTTCCTAACTGTTAGAAACCCAAAAAAGTATAGCTACCTAAGTTGATAAGTAAGTTGCTGAAG is from Medicago truncatula cultivar Jemalong A17 chromosome 1, MtrunA17r5.0-ANR, whole genome shotgun sequence and encodes:
- the LOC25481974 gene encoding RNA demethylase ALKBH9B, encoding MDERPQPPSNNDPFLLNYQPSELQIASEFLSTWLPFLSKGLCRTCVQSLSDRINSISIAPESANKIENSEIKVDVEDNCDCHSLGSWNDGVQGNSISEAPSPRMSWADMAQEDDEFGEEEHDENDSNVGVVSGNNSGENRVVADKAVLPREQREYIRFMNVRRKKDFICYERVNGKLVNILDGLELHTGIFSAAEQKRIVNYVASLQEMGQKGELKDRTYSAPRKWMPGKGRQTIQFGCCYNYAVDKDGNPPGILHHASIDPLPDLFKVIIRRLVKWHVLPTTCVPDSCIVNVYEEGDCIPPHIDNHDFVRPFCTVSFLSECDILFGSNLRIAGPGKFDGSFAIPLPVGSVLVLNGNGADVAKHCVPAVPTKRISITFRRMDESKRPAGYIPEPDLQGIQPLAYEAEQEEKKSTVGENGENRPNNHYMRRDNRRGGRNDGMGSAPRSDRFSEPREWTQNSPRSAPTRNNRYSEPREWNQNSQRYAPRNDRFSEPRNDRFSEPRESPQSSQRSANRWSRVRSSS
- the LOC25481973 gene encoding E3 ubiquitin-protein ligase AIP2 — encoded protein: MESENLVKQELEELQKQLGKKQKFEDAVSSLKSLLQTTYPLASTSLRKSFYSVICRVATVLKTRYTAPGFWSAGLSLFEQAILFVSEPSEKEHLKACIAQAREHLHLEDNPSQTSQPAVNRENRGYLFEGHLTVDQEPPQPEWMVQANLLNEAVRLFEAQPSQGLATNDTTPEDVASVLEMLRNRLEEVVPLMETGGPAAPRVPPASKEVVSKLPVITLTEEILSKMGKDAECAICRENLVLNDQMQELPCKHTFHPPCLKPWLDEHNSCPICRYELQTDDHAYESWKEREKEAEEERKGAANALRGGEFMYV